One segment of Phaeacidiphilus oryzae TH49 DNA contains the following:
- the efeB gene encoding iron uptake transporter deferrochelatase/peroxidase subunit, which yields MNVSRRRFLSGTAAGAAGTALAGGLVIGGARADAHAADSSSGAVETADSYPFHGPHQAGILDPVAKQMASSFVAFDVTAKSRAELAGLMRTLTERARFLTAGGTPSPAGVGRPPADSDVLGPVVPADGLTVTLGVGSTLFDDRFGLAAHKPARLTPMRVFPDDSPEAAWMHGDLLIQFCANHQDTVHHAVRDITRHTRGAMQIRWKIEGYNSPPRPSGTGRNLLGFKDGTANPTGGTAADLVWVDHRADPAEPAWTMGGSYQVVRLIRMLVEFWDRVSINEQENMFGRRRDSGAPLDGNNEFDTPDYQADPHGKVVPLDSHMRLANPRTPATANQRLLRRSYNYDLGMDQNGNMQAGHIFVCYQQDLKRQFETIQERLAGEPLVDYVQPFGGGYFFALPGVADQRDWYLKALLA from the coding sequence ATGAACGTCAGCCGCCGACGCTTCCTCTCCGGCACCGCCGCGGGTGCCGCCGGTACCGCGCTGGCCGGCGGACTGGTGATCGGCGGGGCGCGGGCCGACGCCCACGCGGCCGACTCCTCCTCGGGAGCCGTGGAGACCGCCGACTCCTACCCGTTCCACGGCCCCCACCAGGCGGGCATCCTCGACCCGGTGGCCAAGCAGATGGCGTCCAGCTTCGTCGCCTTCGACGTCACCGCGAAGAGCCGGGCCGAACTGGCCGGGCTGATGCGGACCCTGACGGAGCGGGCGCGCTTCCTCACCGCCGGCGGCACCCCCTCACCCGCCGGGGTCGGCAGGCCCCCGGCGGACAGCGACGTCCTCGGCCCGGTGGTCCCGGCGGACGGGCTGACCGTCACCCTCGGCGTCGGCTCGACGCTCTTCGACGACCGCTTCGGCCTGGCCGCCCACAAGCCGGCCCGGCTGACCCCGATGCGGGTCTTCCCCGACGACTCGCCCGAGGCCGCCTGGATGCACGGCGACCTGCTGATCCAGTTCTGCGCCAACCACCAGGACACCGTCCACCACGCGGTCCGGGACATCACCCGGCACACCCGCGGGGCCATGCAGATCCGCTGGAAGATCGAGGGCTACAACTCGCCGCCGCGGCCCTCCGGCACCGGCCGCAACCTCCTCGGCTTCAAGGACGGCACGGCCAACCCGACCGGCGGCACCGCCGCCGACCTGGTCTGGGTCGACCACCGCGCCGACCCGGCCGAGCCGGCCTGGACCATGGGCGGCAGCTACCAGGTGGTGCGGCTGATCCGGATGCTGGTGGAGTTCTGGGACCGGGTCTCCATCAACGAGCAGGAGAACATGTTCGGCCGGCGCCGCGACTCGGGCGCCCCGCTGGACGGCAACAACGAGTTCGACACCCCGGACTACCAGGCGGACCCGCACGGCAAGGTGGTCCCGCTCGACTCCCACATGCGGCTGGCCAACCCGCGCACCCCGGCCACCGCGAACCAGCGCCTGCTGCGCCGCTCGTACAACTACGACCTGGGGATGGACCAGAACGGCAACATGCAGGCCGGGCACATCTTCGTCTGCTACCAGCAGGACCTCAAGCGGCAGTTCGAGACCATCCAGGAGCGGCTGGCCGGGGAGCCGCTGGTGGACTACGTCCAGCCGTTCGGCGGCGGCTACTTCTTCGCCCTGCCGGGGGTGGCGGACCAGCGGGACTGGTATCTGAAAGCGCTCCTGGCGTGA
- a CDS encoding carbohydrate-binding module family 20 domain-containing protein, translating into MGAALAVVAGLTLPLTLAGGSAHAAGFNSSDVSANLFGWNWNSVAAECTGVLGPGGYGAVEVSPPEESYDDSADGHPWWDVYQPISYRIDSRFGTEAQFKAMTSACHSAGVKVYADAVINHMTAQTSATGYAGTSTSSKYSYGSLYSTSDFHYYPADCSNSDDDIASGDYTGSASNVQNCQLLGLADLATGRSDVRGAIAGYLNSLEADGVDGFRVDAAKHIPDADLAAIEGLLNKTAAGESPYVFQEVQWGSGEAVQPSQYYSTGKVLDFQYPIFLKQAFDGSNGGLANLQTLGSTWTGVNPSADAVTFVTNHDTERNGQTLNYKDTTGYPLATDFLLGFDYGSPQVFSGFTWSSTDQSPPADGSGFVTDTDCSSSAWYCLDRQTATLGMVAFHNAVAGTGVSDWQSDGQNIIGFSRGSTGFLALNNTASATAYTFTTGLAAGDYCDLVSGGGSAAGSSGCKGTEVTVDSGGKASITVPAYGAVAIDTAQTTAAGSSATPVTFDEYASTTPGTSVYLVGSDSRLGGWNTADAIKLSSAGYPVWSGTVDLPQSSAVQYKYLEEDSSGNVTWESNANRSLTTATAPQTVDNSWDLADADATDVTFHVTEPTTEQVYVSGSIPELGAWNTADAIPLDSAGSGGWSRLAIVPKSTSFQYKYLLKDSSGNVTWEGGGNRSYTTGSSAGYTTSDSWQG; encoded by the coding sequence GTGGGAGCGGCGCTGGCGGTCGTGGCCGGACTGACGCTCCCCCTCACCCTGGCCGGCGGCAGCGCCCACGCCGCCGGCTTCAACTCCAGCGATGTCAGCGCCAATCTCTTCGGCTGGAACTGGAACTCGGTCGCCGCCGAGTGCACCGGCGTCCTTGGCCCCGGCGGCTACGGCGCCGTCGAGGTCTCGCCGCCCGAGGAGTCCTACGACGACTCCGCAGACGGCCACCCCTGGTGGGACGTCTACCAGCCGATCAGCTACCGCATCGACTCCCGCTTCGGCACCGAGGCCCAGTTCAAGGCGATGACCTCGGCCTGCCACTCGGCCGGGGTCAAGGTCTACGCGGACGCCGTGATCAACCACATGACCGCGCAGACCAGCGCCACCGGCTATGCCGGGACCAGCACCAGCAGCAAGTACAGCTACGGTTCGCTGTACTCCACCTCGGACTTCCACTACTACCCCGCCGACTGCTCCAACAGCGACGACGACATCGCCAGTGGCGACTACACCGGCAGCGCGAGCAACGTCCAGAACTGCCAGCTGCTCGGCCTGGCCGACCTCGCCACCGGTCGGTCCGACGTCCGCGGCGCCATCGCGGGGTACCTCAACTCCCTTGAGGCGGACGGCGTGGACGGCTTCCGGGTGGACGCGGCCAAGCACATCCCGGACGCCGACCTGGCGGCCATCGAGGGCCTGCTGAACAAGACGGCGGCCGGTGAGAGCCCGTACGTCTTCCAGGAGGTGCAGTGGGGCTCGGGCGAGGCCGTCCAGCCCAGCCAGTACTACAGCACCGGCAAGGTGCTGGACTTCCAGTACCCGATCTTCCTCAAGCAGGCCTTCGACGGCTCCAACGGCGGCCTGGCCAACCTGCAGACGCTGGGCTCGACCTGGACCGGCGTCAACCCCAGCGCGGACGCGGTCACCTTCGTCACCAACCACGACACCGAGCGCAACGGCCAGACCCTCAACTACAAGGACACCACCGGCTATCCGCTGGCCACCGACTTCCTGCTGGGCTTCGACTACGGCTCCCCGCAGGTCTTCTCCGGCTTCACCTGGAGCAGCACCGACCAGAGCCCGCCGGCCGACGGCAGCGGCTTCGTGACCGACACCGACTGCTCCAGCAGTGCCTGGTACTGCCTGGACCGCCAGACCGCCACCCTGGGCATGGTCGCCTTCCACAACGCGGTGGCCGGGACCGGCGTCTCCGACTGGCAGTCCGACGGCCAGAACATCATCGGCTTCAGCCGCGGCTCCACCGGCTTCCTGGCGCTGAACAACACCGCGTCGGCCACCGCCTACACCTTCACCACCGGCCTGGCGGCGGGCGATTACTGCGACCTCGTCAGCGGCGGCGGCAGCGCGGCCGGCAGCTCCGGCTGCAAGGGCACCGAGGTGACGGTGGACTCCGGCGGAAAGGCGAGCATCACCGTCCCGGCCTACGGCGCGGTCGCCATCGACACCGCCCAGACCACCGCGGCCGGCTCGTCCGCGACCCCGGTCACCTTCGACGAGTACGCGTCGACCACCCCCGGCACCAGCGTCTACCTGGTCGGCAGCGACTCCCGGTTGGGCGGCTGGAACACCGCGGACGCGATCAAGCTGTCCTCCGCCGGCTACCCGGTCTGGAGCGGCACGGTCGACCTGCCGCAGAGCAGCGCGGTCCAGTACAAGTACCTGGAGGAGGACTCCTCGGGCAATGTGACCTGGGAGTCCAACGCCAACCGCTCGCTCACCACCGCCACCGCCCCGCAGACCGTGGACAACAGCTGGGACCTGGCCGACGCGGACGCCACCGACGTCACCTTCCACGTCACCGAGCCCACCACGGAGCAGGTCTACGTCTCCGGCTCGATCCCGGAGCTGGGCGCCTGGAACACCGCGGACGCGATCCCGCTCGACTCCGCCGGCTCCGGCGGCTGGTCGCGTCTCGCGATCGTCCCGAAGAGCACCTCCTTCCAGTACAAGTACCTGCTGAAGGACTCCTCGGGGAACGTCACCTGGGAGGGCGGCGGCAACCGCTCGTACACCACCGGGAGTTCGGCCGGCTACACCACCTCGGACAGCTGGCAGGGCTGA